In one Vanacampus margaritifer isolate UIUO_Vmar chromosome 11, RoL_Vmar_1.0, whole genome shotgun sequence genomic region, the following are encoded:
- the nek5 gene encoding serine/threonine-protein kinase Nek5 isoform X4 has protein sequence MDDYEVVRPIGEGAFGKAFLVRAKATHDGDNAPCVVKMINLAKMPSREKEAARKEVALLSNMKHPNIVTFIRSFQDRGSLCIVMEYCDGGDLMMKINMQRGVFFTEQQILAWFVQICLGLKHIHDKKILHRDIKSQNIFLSERGVKVKLGDFGIARMLTHTLELARTCVGTPLYLSPEICESRPYNNKTDIWSLGCVLYELCTLRHPFEGKSLSQLVSKICRGRFIPVPARYSYDLRLLVEQLFKVTDGLCARACVCQLTVNPRERPSVSSLLQRPFLNKHAQENSSNNNTPIAVSKATPDKKCKAAVRKLPVKPEWRVCGPAYYEPHRAGHLPQPAAGDAMRDQHQKIGQYQEYFVQLDAFHKADVCPPAPPPLHAPLPPCEPCEDYMAPPVEPYQLVAAAREEYLQRRQEANQYKLRAEKQLGLRPSTAEGCRPAAAWDDPMQPREPQHAPPNRKQDDQQDVGAALKKIREENRKLRREAKEKHNNQKGIMFEIRLDDVNDSSEEGEVTPEEGKLEVNRQNQMVDLREGEEANVEDWAKPRREWSQGPPETLIEALFRMDVDSTLEVQPGEEEEEEVGRRQWVSGPPKSLLDAMAQANITSSTVDSPRAAPEEKDQNQDSDVEMDQERLEPSSDDDDTNFEESDDELREAVPDSMRNLFVAEDSDDDVNGEAENSEGAVVLEGGDPGESPT, from the exons ATGGACGACTATGAGGTGGTGCGTCCGATCGGAGAGGGTGCGTTTGGGAAGGCTTTCCTCGTCCGAGCCAAGGCCACCCATGACGGTGATAATGCGCCGTGTGTAGTCAAAATGATCAACCTCGCAAAG ATGCCAAGCAGGGAGAAGGAAGCTGCCAGGAAGGAGGTAGCACTcttgtccaacatgaaacatcCCAACATTGTCACCTTCATCCGCTCCTTCCAAG ACAGGGGCAGCCTGTGCATCGTTATGGAGTACTGCGATGGAGGCGATCTGATGATGAAGATCAACATGCAAAGAGGAGTCTTCTTCACTGAGCAGCAG ATCCTGGCTTGGTTTGTTCAGATCTGCCTGGGCCTCAAACACATCCACGACAAAAAGATCCTGCACAGAGATATTAAAAGTCAG AACATTTTCCTGAGTGAGCGAGGTGTCAAAGTCAAGCTGGGCGACTTTGGCATCGCGAGGATGTTGACTCA cactTTGGAGCTGGCCAGGACCTGTGTGGGGACCCCCCTCTACCTCTCTCCGGAGATCTGCGAGAGTCGAccatacaacaacaaaac TGACATCTGGTCTCTAGGCTGCGTCCTCTATGAACTCTGCACTCTGAGACATCCA TTTGAGGGCAAAAGCCTGAGTCAGCTGGTCAGTAAGATCTGCAGGGGCCGCTTCATCCCTGTGCCTGCTCGTTACTCCTACGATCTTCGCCTGCTCGTCGAGCAACTCTTCAAGGTCACAGATGGattgtgcgcgcgcgcgtgtgtgtgtcaacTCACG GTGAACCCTCGCGAACGTCCCTCCGTCAGCTCCCTCCTGCAGCGTCCTTTCCTGAACAAACACGCTCAG GAGAATAGTTCCAATAACAACACACCGATCGCTGTTTCTAAAGCTACACCAG ACAAAAAATGCAAAGCGGCTGTGAGGAAACTTCCTGTCAAGCCAGAATGGAGAGTTTGTGGCCCTGCTTACTACGAA CCCCACCGGGCAGGACATCTTCCTCAGCCTGCCGCAGGAGATGCCATGAGGGATCAACACCAAAA GATTGGACAGTACCAGGAATACTTTGTCCAGCTGGATGCCTTCCACAAGGCGGATGTCTGTCCTCCAGCGCCACCACCTCTTcatgctcctcttcctccctgtGAACCATGTGAAGACTACATGGCTCCTCCGGTTGAACCTTACCAGTT GGTGGCAGCAGCTCGTGAAGAGTACCTTCAGAGGAGACAGGAGGCCAACCAGTACAAGTTGAGGGCAGAGAAACAGCTG GGTCTGCGTCCCAGCACGGCAGAGGGCTGCAGGCCGGCTGCCGCGTGGGACGACCCCATGCAGCCACGTGAACCCCAGCACGCACCTCCAAACAGGAAGCAGGACGACCAGCAG GATGTGGGCGCGGCTTTAAAGAAGATCAGGGAGGAGAACCGAAAACTGAGGAGAGAAGCAAAGGAGAAACATAACAACCAG AAGGGAATCATGTTTGAAATACGCCTAGACGACGTGAACGACTCCTCGGAGGAGGGTGAGGTGACACCGGAGGAGGGCAAACTGGAAGTGAACCGTCAGAACCAGATGGTCGACTTGCGGGAGGGCGAGGAGGCAAATGTCGAGGATTGGGCCAAGCCGAGGAGGGAGTGGAGCCAGGGACCACCTGAGACGCTGATAGAGGCTCTGTTCCGCATGGACGTGGACTCCACGCTGGAAGTTCAgccag gtgaggaggaggaggaggaagtagGTCGTCGGCAGTGGGTCTCCGGACCCCCCAAGTCCTTACTGGACGCCATGGCCCAGGCCAACATCACGTCCTCCACTGTGGACTCGCCAAGAGCAG CCCCCGAGGAGAAGGACCAGAACCAAGACTCGGACGTTGAGATGGACCAGGAGCGCCTGGAGCCCAGCTCGGACGATGACGACAC GAACTTCGAGGAGTCGGACGACGAGCTGCGAGAGGCTGTGCCCGACTCCATGAGGAACTTGTTTGTCGCCGAGGATTCAGACGACGATGTCAACGGGGAGGCGGAAAATTCCGAAGGAGCAGTGGTGCTGGAAGGCGGCGACCCGGGAGAATCCCCAACATGA
- the nek5 gene encoding serine/threonine-protein kinase Nek5 isoform X1 — MDDYEVVRPIGEGAFGKAFLVRAKATHDGDNAPCVVKMINLAKMPSREKEAARKEVALLSNMKHPNIVTFIRSFQDRGSLCIVMEYCDGGDLMMKINMQRGVFFTEQQILAWFVQICLGLKHIHDKKILHRDIKSQNIFLSERGVKVKLGDFGIARMLTHTLELARTCVGTPLYLSPEICESRPYNNKTDIWSLGCVLYELCTLRHPFEGKSLSQLVSKICRGRFIPVPARYSYDLRLLVEQLFKVTDGLCARACVCQLTVNPRERPSVSSLLQRPFLNKHAQENSSNNNTPIAVSKATPDKKCKAAVRKLPVKPEWRVCGPAYYEPHRAGHLPQPAAGDAMRDQHQKIGQYQEYFVQLDAFHKADVCPPAPPPLHAPLPPCEPCEDYMAPPVEPYQLVAAAREEYLQRRQEANQYKLRAEKQLGLRPSTAEGCRPAAAWDDPMQPREPQHAPPNRKQDDQQEYLRQLELIRQQYRQEMKQMRLRSEAELPHKHDTFVLDKEALPATTHNKEQHQVQPVQDVGAALKKIREENRKLRREAKEKHNNQKGIMFEIRLDDVNDSSEEGEVTPEEGKLEVNRQNQMVDLREGEEANVEDWAKPRREWSQGPPETLIEALFRMDVDSTLEVQPGEEEEEEVGRRQWVSGPPKSLLDAMAQANITSSTVDSPRAAPEEKDQNQDSDVEMDQERLEPSSDDDDTNFEESDDELREAVPDSMRNLFVAEDSDDDVNGEAENSEGAVVLEGGDPGESPT, encoded by the exons ATGGACGACTATGAGGTGGTGCGTCCGATCGGAGAGGGTGCGTTTGGGAAGGCTTTCCTCGTCCGAGCCAAGGCCACCCATGACGGTGATAATGCGCCGTGTGTAGTCAAAATGATCAACCTCGCAAAG ATGCCAAGCAGGGAGAAGGAAGCTGCCAGGAAGGAGGTAGCACTcttgtccaacatgaaacatcCCAACATTGTCACCTTCATCCGCTCCTTCCAAG ACAGGGGCAGCCTGTGCATCGTTATGGAGTACTGCGATGGAGGCGATCTGATGATGAAGATCAACATGCAAAGAGGAGTCTTCTTCACTGAGCAGCAG ATCCTGGCTTGGTTTGTTCAGATCTGCCTGGGCCTCAAACACATCCACGACAAAAAGATCCTGCACAGAGATATTAAAAGTCAG AACATTTTCCTGAGTGAGCGAGGTGTCAAAGTCAAGCTGGGCGACTTTGGCATCGCGAGGATGTTGACTCA cactTTGGAGCTGGCCAGGACCTGTGTGGGGACCCCCCTCTACCTCTCTCCGGAGATCTGCGAGAGTCGAccatacaacaacaaaac TGACATCTGGTCTCTAGGCTGCGTCCTCTATGAACTCTGCACTCTGAGACATCCA TTTGAGGGCAAAAGCCTGAGTCAGCTGGTCAGTAAGATCTGCAGGGGCCGCTTCATCCCTGTGCCTGCTCGTTACTCCTACGATCTTCGCCTGCTCGTCGAGCAACTCTTCAAGGTCACAGATGGattgtgcgcgcgcgcgtgtgtgtgtcaacTCACG GTGAACCCTCGCGAACGTCCCTCCGTCAGCTCCCTCCTGCAGCGTCCTTTCCTGAACAAACACGCTCAG GAGAATAGTTCCAATAACAACACACCGATCGCTGTTTCTAAAGCTACACCAG ACAAAAAATGCAAAGCGGCTGTGAGGAAACTTCCTGTCAAGCCAGAATGGAGAGTTTGTGGCCCTGCTTACTACGAA CCCCACCGGGCAGGACATCTTCCTCAGCCTGCCGCAGGAGATGCCATGAGGGATCAACACCAAAA GATTGGACAGTACCAGGAATACTTTGTCCAGCTGGATGCCTTCCACAAGGCGGATGTCTGTCCTCCAGCGCCACCACCTCTTcatgctcctcttcctccctgtGAACCATGTGAAGACTACATGGCTCCTCCGGTTGAACCTTACCAGTT GGTGGCAGCAGCTCGTGAAGAGTACCTTCAGAGGAGACAGGAGGCCAACCAGTACAAGTTGAGGGCAGAGAAACAGCTG GGTCTGCGTCCCAGCACGGCAGAGGGCTGCAGGCCGGCTGCCGCGTGGGACGACCCCATGCAGCCACGTGAACCCCAGCACGCACCTCCAAACAGGAAGCAGGACGACCAGCAG GAGTACTTGAGGCAGCTGGAGCTTATTAGACAACAATATCGTCAGGAGATGAAACAGATGAGGTTGAGATCTGAGGCAGAG CTTCCACACAAACACGACACATTTGTGCTGGATAAAGAAGCACTTCCTGCAACTACACACAACAAAGAACAACACCAAGTTCAACCTGTGCag GATGTGGGCGCGGCTTTAAAGAAGATCAGGGAGGAGAACCGAAAACTGAGGAGAGAAGCAAAGGAGAAACATAACAACCAG AAGGGAATCATGTTTGAAATACGCCTAGACGACGTGAACGACTCCTCGGAGGAGGGTGAGGTGACACCGGAGGAGGGCAAACTGGAAGTGAACCGTCAGAACCAGATGGTCGACTTGCGGGAGGGCGAGGAGGCAAATGTCGAGGATTGGGCCAAGCCGAGGAGGGAGTGGAGCCAGGGACCACCTGAGACGCTGATAGAGGCTCTGTTCCGCATGGACGTGGACTCCACGCTGGAAGTTCAgccag gtgaggaggaggaggaggaagtagGTCGTCGGCAGTGGGTCTCCGGACCCCCCAAGTCCTTACTGGACGCCATGGCCCAGGCCAACATCACGTCCTCCACTGTGGACTCGCCAAGAGCAG CCCCCGAGGAGAAGGACCAGAACCAAGACTCGGACGTTGAGATGGACCAGGAGCGCCTGGAGCCCAGCTCGGACGATGACGACAC GAACTTCGAGGAGTCGGACGACGAGCTGCGAGAGGCTGTGCCCGACTCCATGAGGAACTTGTTTGTCGCCGAGGATTCAGACGACGATGTCAACGGGGAGGCGGAAAATTCCGAAGGAGCAGTGGTGCTGGAAGGCGGCGACCCGGGAGAATCCCCAACATGA
- the nek5 gene encoding serine/threonine-protein kinase Nek5 isoform X2, translating to MDDYEVVRPIGEGAFGKAFLVRAKATHDGDNAPCVVKMINLAKMPSREKEAARKEVALLSNMKHPNIVTFIRSFQDRGSLCIVMEYCDGGDLMMKINMQRGVFFTEQQILAWFVQICLGLKHIHDKKILHRDIKSQNIFLSERGVKVKLGDFGIARMLTHTLELARTCVGTPLYLSPEICESRPYNNKTDIWSLGCVLYELCTLRHPFEGKSLSQLVSKICRGRFIPVPARYSYDLRLLVEQLFKVNPRERPSVSSLLQRPFLNKHAQENSSNNNTPIAVSKATPDKKCKAAVRKLPVKPEWRVCGPAYYEPHRAGHLPQPAAGDAMRDQHQKIGQYQEYFVQLDAFHKADVCPPAPPPLHAPLPPCEPCEDYMAPPVEPYQLVAAAREEYLQRRQEANQYKLRAEKQLGLRPSTAEGCRPAAAWDDPMQPREPQHAPPNRKQDDQQEYLRQLELIRQQYRQEMKQMRLRSEAELPHKHDTFVLDKEALPATTHNKEQHQVQPVQDVGAALKKIREENRKLRREAKEKHNNQKGIMFEIRLDDVNDSSEEGEVTPEEGKLEVNRQNQMVDLREGEEANVEDWAKPRREWSQGPPETLIEALFRMDVDSTLEVQPGEEEEEEVGRRQWVSGPPKSLLDAMAQANITSSTVDSPRAAPEEKDQNQDSDVEMDQERLEPSSDDDDTNFEESDDELREAVPDSMRNLFVAEDSDDDVNGEAENSEGAVVLEGGDPGESPT from the exons ATGGACGACTATGAGGTGGTGCGTCCGATCGGAGAGGGTGCGTTTGGGAAGGCTTTCCTCGTCCGAGCCAAGGCCACCCATGACGGTGATAATGCGCCGTGTGTAGTCAAAATGATCAACCTCGCAAAG ATGCCAAGCAGGGAGAAGGAAGCTGCCAGGAAGGAGGTAGCACTcttgtccaacatgaaacatcCCAACATTGTCACCTTCATCCGCTCCTTCCAAG ACAGGGGCAGCCTGTGCATCGTTATGGAGTACTGCGATGGAGGCGATCTGATGATGAAGATCAACATGCAAAGAGGAGTCTTCTTCACTGAGCAGCAG ATCCTGGCTTGGTTTGTTCAGATCTGCCTGGGCCTCAAACACATCCACGACAAAAAGATCCTGCACAGAGATATTAAAAGTCAG AACATTTTCCTGAGTGAGCGAGGTGTCAAAGTCAAGCTGGGCGACTTTGGCATCGCGAGGATGTTGACTCA cactTTGGAGCTGGCCAGGACCTGTGTGGGGACCCCCCTCTACCTCTCTCCGGAGATCTGCGAGAGTCGAccatacaacaacaaaac TGACATCTGGTCTCTAGGCTGCGTCCTCTATGAACTCTGCACTCTGAGACATCCA TTTGAGGGCAAAAGCCTGAGTCAGCTGGTCAGTAAGATCTGCAGGGGCCGCTTCATCCCTGTGCCTGCTCGTTACTCCTACGATCTTCGCCTGCTCGTCGAGCAACTCTTCAAG GTGAACCCTCGCGAACGTCCCTCCGTCAGCTCCCTCCTGCAGCGTCCTTTCCTGAACAAACACGCTCAG GAGAATAGTTCCAATAACAACACACCGATCGCTGTTTCTAAAGCTACACCAG ACAAAAAATGCAAAGCGGCTGTGAGGAAACTTCCTGTCAAGCCAGAATGGAGAGTTTGTGGCCCTGCTTACTACGAA CCCCACCGGGCAGGACATCTTCCTCAGCCTGCCGCAGGAGATGCCATGAGGGATCAACACCAAAA GATTGGACAGTACCAGGAATACTTTGTCCAGCTGGATGCCTTCCACAAGGCGGATGTCTGTCCTCCAGCGCCACCACCTCTTcatgctcctcttcctccctgtGAACCATGTGAAGACTACATGGCTCCTCCGGTTGAACCTTACCAGTT GGTGGCAGCAGCTCGTGAAGAGTACCTTCAGAGGAGACAGGAGGCCAACCAGTACAAGTTGAGGGCAGAGAAACAGCTG GGTCTGCGTCCCAGCACGGCAGAGGGCTGCAGGCCGGCTGCCGCGTGGGACGACCCCATGCAGCCACGTGAACCCCAGCACGCACCTCCAAACAGGAAGCAGGACGACCAGCAG GAGTACTTGAGGCAGCTGGAGCTTATTAGACAACAATATCGTCAGGAGATGAAACAGATGAGGTTGAGATCTGAGGCAGAG CTTCCACACAAACACGACACATTTGTGCTGGATAAAGAAGCACTTCCTGCAACTACACACAACAAAGAACAACACCAAGTTCAACCTGTGCag GATGTGGGCGCGGCTTTAAAGAAGATCAGGGAGGAGAACCGAAAACTGAGGAGAGAAGCAAAGGAGAAACATAACAACCAG AAGGGAATCATGTTTGAAATACGCCTAGACGACGTGAACGACTCCTCGGAGGAGGGTGAGGTGACACCGGAGGAGGGCAAACTGGAAGTGAACCGTCAGAACCAGATGGTCGACTTGCGGGAGGGCGAGGAGGCAAATGTCGAGGATTGGGCCAAGCCGAGGAGGGAGTGGAGCCAGGGACCACCTGAGACGCTGATAGAGGCTCTGTTCCGCATGGACGTGGACTCCACGCTGGAAGTTCAgccag gtgaggaggaggaggaggaagtagGTCGTCGGCAGTGGGTCTCCGGACCCCCCAAGTCCTTACTGGACGCCATGGCCCAGGCCAACATCACGTCCTCCACTGTGGACTCGCCAAGAGCAG CCCCCGAGGAGAAGGACCAGAACCAAGACTCGGACGTTGAGATGGACCAGGAGCGCCTGGAGCCCAGCTCGGACGATGACGACAC GAACTTCGAGGAGTCGGACGACGAGCTGCGAGAGGCTGTGCCCGACTCCATGAGGAACTTGTTTGTCGCCGAGGATTCAGACGACGATGTCAACGGGGAGGCGGAAAATTCCGAAGGAGCAGTGGTGCTGGAAGGCGGCGACCCGGGAGAATCCCCAACATGA
- the nek5 gene encoding serine/threonine-protein kinase Nek5 isoform X3: protein MRWCVRSERVRLGRLSSSEPRPPMTMPSREKEAARKEVALLSNMKHPNIVTFIRSFQDRGSLCIVMEYCDGGDLMMKINMQRGVFFTEQQILAWFVQICLGLKHIHDKKILHRDIKSQNIFLSERGVKVKLGDFGIARMLTHTLELARTCVGTPLYLSPEICESRPYNNKTDIWSLGCVLYELCTLRHPFEGKSLSQLVSKICRGRFIPVPARYSYDLRLLVEQLFKVTDGLCARACVCQLTVNPRERPSVSSLLQRPFLNKHAQENSSNNNTPIAVSKATPDKKCKAAVRKLPVKPEWRVCGPAYYEPHRAGHLPQPAAGDAMRDQHQKIGQYQEYFVQLDAFHKADVCPPAPPPLHAPLPPCEPCEDYMAPPVEPYQLVAAAREEYLQRRQEANQYKLRAEKQLGLRPSTAEGCRPAAAWDDPMQPREPQHAPPNRKQDDQQEYLRQLELIRQQYRQEMKQMRLRSEAELPHKHDTFVLDKEALPATTHNKEQHQVQPVQDVGAALKKIREENRKLRREAKEKHNNQKGIMFEIRLDDVNDSSEEGEVTPEEGKLEVNRQNQMVDLREGEEANVEDWAKPRREWSQGPPETLIEALFRMDVDSTLEVQPGEEEEEEVGRRQWVSGPPKSLLDAMAQANITSSTVDSPRAAPEEKDQNQDSDVEMDQERLEPSSDDDDTNFEESDDELREAVPDSMRNLFVAEDSDDDVNGEAENSEGAVVLEGGDPGESPT from the exons ATGAGGTGGTGCGTCCGATCGGAGAGGGTGCGTTTGGGAAGGCTTTCCTCGTCCGAGCCAAGGCCACCCATGACG ATGCCAAGCAGGGAGAAGGAAGCTGCCAGGAAGGAGGTAGCACTcttgtccaacatgaaacatcCCAACATTGTCACCTTCATCCGCTCCTTCCAAG ACAGGGGCAGCCTGTGCATCGTTATGGAGTACTGCGATGGAGGCGATCTGATGATGAAGATCAACATGCAAAGAGGAGTCTTCTTCACTGAGCAGCAG ATCCTGGCTTGGTTTGTTCAGATCTGCCTGGGCCTCAAACACATCCACGACAAAAAGATCCTGCACAGAGATATTAAAAGTCAG AACATTTTCCTGAGTGAGCGAGGTGTCAAAGTCAAGCTGGGCGACTTTGGCATCGCGAGGATGTTGACTCA cactTTGGAGCTGGCCAGGACCTGTGTGGGGACCCCCCTCTACCTCTCTCCGGAGATCTGCGAGAGTCGAccatacaacaacaaaac TGACATCTGGTCTCTAGGCTGCGTCCTCTATGAACTCTGCACTCTGAGACATCCA TTTGAGGGCAAAAGCCTGAGTCAGCTGGTCAGTAAGATCTGCAGGGGCCGCTTCATCCCTGTGCCTGCTCGTTACTCCTACGATCTTCGCCTGCTCGTCGAGCAACTCTTCAAGGTCACAGATGGattgtgcgcgcgcgcgtgtgtgtgtcaacTCACG GTGAACCCTCGCGAACGTCCCTCCGTCAGCTCCCTCCTGCAGCGTCCTTTCCTGAACAAACACGCTCAG GAGAATAGTTCCAATAACAACACACCGATCGCTGTTTCTAAAGCTACACCAG ACAAAAAATGCAAAGCGGCTGTGAGGAAACTTCCTGTCAAGCCAGAATGGAGAGTTTGTGGCCCTGCTTACTACGAA CCCCACCGGGCAGGACATCTTCCTCAGCCTGCCGCAGGAGATGCCATGAGGGATCAACACCAAAA GATTGGACAGTACCAGGAATACTTTGTCCAGCTGGATGCCTTCCACAAGGCGGATGTCTGTCCTCCAGCGCCACCACCTCTTcatgctcctcttcctccctgtGAACCATGTGAAGACTACATGGCTCCTCCGGTTGAACCTTACCAGTT GGTGGCAGCAGCTCGTGAAGAGTACCTTCAGAGGAGACAGGAGGCCAACCAGTACAAGTTGAGGGCAGAGAAACAGCTG GGTCTGCGTCCCAGCACGGCAGAGGGCTGCAGGCCGGCTGCCGCGTGGGACGACCCCATGCAGCCACGTGAACCCCAGCACGCACCTCCAAACAGGAAGCAGGACGACCAGCAG GAGTACTTGAGGCAGCTGGAGCTTATTAGACAACAATATCGTCAGGAGATGAAACAGATGAGGTTGAGATCTGAGGCAGAG CTTCCACACAAACACGACACATTTGTGCTGGATAAAGAAGCACTTCCTGCAACTACACACAACAAAGAACAACACCAAGTTCAACCTGTGCag GATGTGGGCGCGGCTTTAAAGAAGATCAGGGAGGAGAACCGAAAACTGAGGAGAGAAGCAAAGGAGAAACATAACAACCAG AAGGGAATCATGTTTGAAATACGCCTAGACGACGTGAACGACTCCTCGGAGGAGGGTGAGGTGACACCGGAGGAGGGCAAACTGGAAGTGAACCGTCAGAACCAGATGGTCGACTTGCGGGAGGGCGAGGAGGCAAATGTCGAGGATTGGGCCAAGCCGAGGAGGGAGTGGAGCCAGGGACCACCTGAGACGCTGATAGAGGCTCTGTTCCGCATGGACGTGGACTCCACGCTGGAAGTTCAgccag gtgaggaggaggaggaggaagtagGTCGTCGGCAGTGGGTCTCCGGACCCCCCAAGTCCTTACTGGACGCCATGGCCCAGGCCAACATCACGTCCTCCACTGTGGACTCGCCAAGAGCAG CCCCCGAGGAGAAGGACCAGAACCAAGACTCGGACGTTGAGATGGACCAGGAGCGCCTGGAGCCCAGCTCGGACGATGACGACAC GAACTTCGAGGAGTCGGACGACGAGCTGCGAGAGGCTGTGCCCGACTCCATGAGGAACTTGTTTGTCGCCGAGGATTCAGACGACGATGTCAACGGGGAGGCGGAAAATTCCGAAGGAGCAGTGGTGCTGGAAGGCGGCGACCCGGGAGAATCCCCAACATGA
- the LOC144060111 gene encoding LOW QUALITY PROTEIN: plastin-2-like (The sequence of the model RefSeq protein was modified relative to this genomic sequence to represent the inferred CDS: inserted 1 base in 1 codon), with the protein MMSLCDVISERHLVRRLLISXCDANKTAALLPNDRSLRLERAAERSLSPPSSAPRRQPPACLHAQNSAMDATASISPEELQDLKEAFAKIDIDGNGFISKRELNELFRAANLALPGFRVREIVEEMTKTSEQLTFKEFTQIVHGLKSNEVGKTFRKAINKKEGIRNVAGTSEQAGTQHSYSEEEKVAFVKWINTALEKDPDCKHVLPADPDTDELFTAVGDGIVLCKMINLSVDDTIDERTINKKKLTPFTIQENLNLALNSASAIGCHVVNIGAEDLKEGRQHLVLGLLWQIIKIGLFADIELSRNEALIALLREGESLEDLMKLSPEELLLRWANYHLEKAKAPKINNFSSDIKDSRAYFNLLDQVAPKRDDKGIPPITIDMTGLREKDEVRRAELMLVQADNLGCRQFVTATDVVRGNPKLNLAFVANLFNKYPALKKPENQDIDWSAIEGETREERTFRNWINSLGVQPRVNHLYADMDDALVIFQLYEKIKVPVDWERVNKPPYPKLGSNMKKLENCNYAVELGKKEAKFSLVGIAGQDLHAGNRTLTLALLWQLMRRYTLNILVELGCGQKVNDDAIVSWTNQTLAQAGKTSSISSFKDGSISTSMPVLDLIDAIQPGSIRYNLLKTEDLTEEEKLNNAKYTISTARKIGARVYALPEDLVEVKPKMVMTVFACLMARGMKRA; encoded by the exons ATGATGTCAttgtgtgatgtcatcagcgAGCGCCATCTCGTCAGGCGACTGTTGATCT AGTGTGACGCAAACAAAACTGCTGCGCTGCTTCCCA ATGATCGCTCGCTCAGACTGGAGCGCGCAGCAGAACGCTCGCTATCGCCGCCATCTTCAGCTCCGCGCCGACAGCCTCCTGCTTGCCTCCACGCTCAG AACTCCGCCATGGACGCCACGGCAAGCATCTCCCCAGAGGAGCTGCAGGACCTGAAAGAGGCCTTCGCTAAGATCG ACATCGACGGCAACGGTTTCATTAGCAAAAGAGAACTCAACGAGCTCTTTCGGGCCGCCAACCTGGCCCTGCCGGGTTTCAGGGTCCGAGAGATAGTCGAGGAGATGACCAAGACCAGCGAGCAGCTCACCTTCAAGGAGTTCACGCAG ATAGTTCACGGCCTGAAGAGCAACGAGGTGGGAAAGACCTTCCGGAAGGCCATCAACAAGAAAGAGGGGATCCGAAACGTGGCCGGAACCTCGGAGCAGGCCGGAACGCAGCACTCGTACTCGG AGGAGGAGAAGGTGGCCTTTGTGAAGTGGATCAACACGGCTCTGGAGAAGGACCCGGACTGTAAACACGTCCTGCCTGCTGATCCGGATACTGATGAGCTCTTCACGGCCGTGGGAGATGGAATTGTTCTCTG CAAGATGATCAACCTGTCGGTGGACGACACCATAGACGAGCGGACCATCAACAAGAAGAAGCTGACCCCCTTCACCATCCAGGAGAACCTCAACCTGGCCCTCAACTCGGCCTCGGCCATCGGCTGCCACGTGGTCAACATCGGCGCCGAGGACCTGAAAGAGGGCCGGCAGCATCTGGTCCTCGGTCTGCTCTGGCAGATCATCAAGATCGGACTGTTTGCCGACATCGAGCTCAGCAGGAATGAAG CTTTGATTGCTCTGCTGAGAGAGGGTGAGAGTCTGGAGGACTTGATGAAGTTGTCACCAGAGGAGCTGCTGCTGCGCTGGGCCAACTATCATCTGGAGAAGGCCAAGGCGCCCAAAATCAACAACTTCAGCTCAGATATCAAG GACTCGCGAGCCTACTTCAACCTCCTGGATCAGGTCGCGCCCAAAAGGGACGACAAAGGAATCCCGCCGATCACCATCGACATGACAGGACTCAGA GAGAAAGACGAGGTACGGCGTGCAGAGCTGATGCTGGTCCAGGCAGACAACCTGGGATGTCGTCAGTTCGTCACGGCGACCGACGTGGTCCGCGGGAACCCCAAACTCAACCTGGCCTTTGTGGCCAACCTGTTCAATAAATACCCCGCCCTCAAGAAACCCGAGAACCAGGACATAGACTGGAGCGCCATCGAAG GAGAAACCAGAGAAGAGCGGACCTTCAGGAACTGGATTAATTCTTTGGGTGTCCAACCTCGTGTCAATCATCTCTACGC TGACATGGACGACGCCCTGGTCATCTTCCAGCTGTACGAGAAGATTAAAGTTCCTGTGGACTGGGAGCGAGTCAACAAGCCTCCTTACCCCAAACTTGGCAGCAACATGAAGAAG CTTGAGAACTGCAACTACGCGGTGGAGCTGGGCAAGAAGGAGGCCAAATTCTCCCTGGTGGGCATCGCCGGCCAGGACCTGCacgccgggaatcgaaccctcACCCTGGCGCTGCTCTGGCAGCTCATGAGGAG GTACACGTTGAACATCCTTGTGGAGCTCGGATGCGGGCAAAAAGTCAACGACGACGCCATCGTGTCCTGGACCAATCAGACGCTCGCACAAGCTGGGAAAACCTCGTCCATCTCCAGTTTTAAG GACGGCTCCATCAGCACCAGCATGCCGGTTCTGGATCTGATTGACGCCATCCAGCCCGGATCGATCCGATACAACCTGCTCAAGACCGAAGACCTGACCGAAGAGGAGAAACTCAACA